From Coffea arabica cultivar ET-39 chromosome 2e, Coffea Arabica ET-39 HiFi, whole genome shotgun sequence, the proteins below share one genomic window:
- the LOC113730373 gene encoding uncharacterized protein: MPRLLISIPATRRVPLALLTVVALYFTSIPLDTASTKTMKGQKEADDRDVVALLAFKSIIQHDPYGIMNSWNDSHDLCRWEVIQCGRKHKRVTSINLKDKGLVGFLSPFLGNLSFLRALNLTNNTFQGEIPAQFGQLFRLQILSLSWNSIEGEIPANLSRCSSLVQLSLSYNKLVGRLPPAFGFLRNLETLAILTNDLTGAIPSSLGNLTSLTSLAVVDNHLVGNIPETLGQLRNLRVFGFGGNELYGTIPPSIYNLSQLKTLSVPANQLHGSLPSALGLMLPHLRYLLLADNQFTGMLPVSITNASDLTTIDIGHNRFKGKIAVDFGGLPNLVVLFAPGNNFGSGELDEMHFLSTMTNCSNLVGVDLGSNQLKGVLPSNIGNLSQFFRMLSLGDNHIYGGIPSVLGNLVSLDNLILEGNQLTGSIPSTIGNLQKLQMLALDSNKLSGKIPDSLGNLSLMNKLYLGGNMLDGTIPPSLGNCQGLLFLELSQNNLSGFIPKEIFGISSLSIYLGLSNNHLSGTLPLEVGNLENLAEFDASENQLSGELPETLGSCSSLESLSLAGNLFEGSIPKFLSSMRAIQILDLSRNNFSGQIPHFLEELAIKTLNLSYNDFVGKVPKKGVFANASAISVVGNRRLCGGIFQLQLPKCRILRDSKKHKKPLRVIIPIIIPTSIVFLGVILISIFRQRSLKKRSYETCLSGGLFLKLNYKQLLQATNGFSAENLVGVGSFGSVYKGNLNEERNLTVAVKVFNLLHHGAFKSFCAECEVLRNIRHRNLVKIITSCSSLDVQGNEFKALVYEFMPNGSLDNWLHSWEEDQQNKSGRPNLLQRINVAIDVACALDYLHHHCHAEIVHCDLKPSNILLDNDLTAHVGDFGLAKFLQSPLNLQESSSAGIRGTIGYVAPEYGLGAEVSTYGDVYSFGILLLEMVTGKRPTHALFSEGLDLHKFVEMAVPDRVMDIVDPVLLIFAGDSSKCSQLEDCLISLLKVGLACSTDLPQDRMNMAEVFSSLKSIKDTFSMAGL, from the exons ATGCCGAGATTACTAATCTCAATTCCTGCTACAAGAAGAGTTCCTCTGGCGCTGCTTACCGTAGTGGCGTTATATTTCACAAGTATTCCTCTGGACACAGCTTCCACAAAAACCATGAAGGGCCAAAAAGAAGCAGATGATCGTGATGTTGTTGCTTTATTGGCGTTCAAGTCCATAATTCAGCATGACCCTTATGGGATCATGAACTCGTGGAATGATTCTCATGACTTGTGTAGATGGGAGGTTATACAATGTGGTCGCAAGCACAAAAGAGTAACCAGCATAAATCTGAAAGACAAAGGCTTAGTGGGCTTCTTGTCACCTTTTCTGGGCAATCTAAGCTTTCTTCGTGCATTAAATTTAACCAACAACACCTTTCAAGGTGAAATTCCTGCCCAATTCGGCCAGCTATTCAGACTTCAGATTCTGTCTTTGTCATGGAACTCAATAGAGGGTGAAATTCCGGCAAATCTATCCCGGTGCTCCAGTCTTGTGCAACTTTCTCTGAGCTATAACAAGCTAGTTGGGAGATTACCGCCGGCATTTGGTTTTTTGCGTAATCTTGAAACTCTTGCCATTCTCACGAACGACCTAACAGGAGCTATCCCTTCTTCCCTTGGAAATCTTACTTCCCTGACTTCACTTGCTGTAGTAGATAATCATTTGGTGGGGAATATTCCCGAAACCTTAGGACAGTTGAGAAATTTAAGGGTTTTTGGATTTGGTGGGAACGAATTATATGGAACTATCCCACCTTCGATTTATAATCTTTCCCAACTTAAGACCTTGTCCGTGCCTGCTAATCAACTGCATGGAAGTCTTCCTTCAGCATTAGGCCTCATGCTTCCTCATCTTCGGTATCTCTTGTTGGCTGATAACCAATTCACAGGAATGCTTCCAGTCTCAATAACAAATGCCTCTGATCTAACCACGATTGACATTGGACACAACAGATTCAAAGGCAAAATAGCTGTTGATTTTGGAGGGCTGCCCAATCTCGTTGTCCTATTTGCGCCAGGTAATAATTTTGGGAGTGGGGAACTGGATGAAATGCATTTTCTGAGTACCATGACAAACTGTAGCAATTTGGTTGGTGTGGACTTGGGGTCCAACCAATTAAAAGGGGTGTTGCCCAGCAACATTGGTAACCTGTCTCAATTCTTCCGTATGTTGTCACTGGGTGATAATCATATATATGGAGGGATACCTTCAGTACTAGGTAATCTCGTCAGCCTAGATAATTTAATTCTAGAAGGTAATCAGCTCACGGGCAGCATCCCAAGTACGATTGGTAATCTTCAAAAGCTTCAGATGCTAGCCCTTGATTCCAATAAATTGTCAGGAAAAATTCCAGACTCTTTAGGAAACCTCTCATTGATGAACAAGCTATATCTGGGCGGTAACATGTTGGACGGAACCATACCACCATCTCTGGGTAACTGCCAAGGTTTGTTGTTCTTAGAACTTTCTCAAAACAATCTTAGTGGTTTCATACCGAAAGAAATCTTTGGGATTTCTTCTCTATCAATTTATTTAGGCCTTTCTAACAATCATTTATCTGGAACCTTACCATTAGAGGTTGGCAACTTGGAAAATCTAGCTGAATTCGATGCCTCTGAAAATCAACTGTCAGGTGAACTTCCTGAAACCTTGGGCAGTTGTAGTAGCCTCGAAAGCCTTTCCCTTGCAGGTAACTTGTTCGAGGGTTCTATCCCAAAATTCTTAAGTTCTATGAGAGCTATTCAAATTCTTGACCTTTCTCGTAACAATTTCTCTGGGCAAATCCCCCACTTTTTGGAAGAACTTGCAATAAAGACCTTGAATTTGTCCTACAATGATTTTGTGGGTAAGGTACCAAAAAAAGGTGTTTTTGCAAATGCTAGTGCTATATCAGTCGTTGGGAACAGAAGACTTTGTGGAGGCATTTTCCAACTACAGCTACCAAAGTGCCGCATCCTGAGAGACTCAAAGAAACATAAGAAGCCTCTCAGAGTCATCATACCCATAATAATTCCAACCAGCATTGTTTTCCTTGGAGTAATCCTGATCTCAATTTTCCGACAGCGCTCGTTGAAAAAGAGAAGCTATGAAACATGCTTATCGGGTGGATTATTCCTGAAACTCAACTACAAACAACTCTTACAAGCAACCAATGGTTTCTCTGCAGAGAATCTAGTTGGAGTTGGGAGTTTTGGCTCAGTGTATAAAGGCAACCTGAATGAAGAAAGAAACTTAACTGTGGCAGTTAAAGTATTTAATCTTCTCCACCACGGAGCCTTCAAGAGCTTTTGTGCTGAGTGTGAAGTATTGAGAAACATTCGGCATCGAAACCTTGTAAAGATCATAACTTCATGCTCGAGCCTAGATGTCCAGGGGAATGAATTTAAGGCTTTAGTCTACGAATTCATGCCCAATGGCAGTCTAGATAACTGGTTGCATTCGTGGGAAGAAGATCAGCAGAACAAATCTGGTAGACCAAACCTTCTTCAAAGAATTAATGTTGCTATTGATGTGGCTTGTGCCCTTGATTACCTACATCACCATTGCCACGCAGAGATTGTTCACTGCGATCTCAAACCAAGCAATATTCTCCTTGACAATGATCTCACAGCTCATGTTGGAGATTTTGGGCTAGCCAAATTTCTTCAATCACCTCTTAATTTACAGGAGAGCAGCAGCGCTGGAATTAGAGGAACCATAGGATATGTGGCTCCAG AGTATGGCTTAGGTGCTGAGGTATCAACTTATGGAGATGTCTACAGCTTTGGGATTCTACTGCTGGAGATGGTGACAGGGAAGAGACCTACGCATGCTTTGTTCAGCGAAGGCCTTGATCTTCACAAGTTTGTTGAAATGGCAGTCCCAGACCGCGTGATGGACATCGTGGATCCCGTACTCCTTATCTTTGCAGGTGATAGCAGCAAATGCAGTCAACTGGAGGACTGTTTGATTTCATTGCTTAAAGTTGGCTTGGCTTGCTCCACGGACTTGCCGCAAGACAGAATGAACATGGCTgaagttttttcttctttgaaaTCCATCAAGGATACTTTTAGCATGGCAGGACTCTGA
- the LOC113730375 gene encoding pleckstrin homology domain-containing protein 1-like produces the protein MASLWRAATGSAGQSNEEHGGVEFWSNPERTGWLLKQGEYIKTWRRRWFVLKQGKLFWFKESTVTRGSQPRGVIPVATCLTVKGAEDVLNKQNAFELSTRSETMYFIADSEKEKEDWINSIGRSIVQHSRSVTDNEIVDYDSNRK, from the coding sequence ATGGCGTCTCTATGGCGGGCCGCGACGGGCTCGGCGGGCCAGTCCAACGAAGAGCACGGCGGCGTCGAGTTCTGGTCCAACCCGGAGCGAACCGGCTGGCTTTTAAAACAAGGGGAGTATATCAAGACCTGGCGACGCCGTTGGTTCGTTCTCAAACAGGGGAAGCTCTTCTGGTTCAAGGAGTCCACCGTCACCCGCGGCTCACAGCCACGCGGCGTCATCCCGGTGGCCACTTGCCTCACGGTCAAGGGAGCTGAAGATGTGCTTAACAAGCAGAACGCCTTCGAGCTCTCTACCCGCTCCGAGACCATGTACTTCATCGCTGATTCcgagaaagaaaaggaggatTGGATCAACTCCATCGGACGATCCATAGTCCAGCACTCCAGGTCCGTTACTGATAACGAGATCGTTGATTATGACAGCAACAGGAAATAA
- the LOC113730378 gene encoding small ribosomal subunit protein bTHXc-like, which translates to MVLIFKRPIRRDCLQSFISFSAASTMASLLAGAVPMAASQTALCFPLSPSLSRPQSLLSSSSSSSSSSLSTSLSLSSPASSTLPFIYCGRGDKKTAKGKRFNHSFGNARPKNKKKGRGPPRVAVPPSPPRKDRYDDGEVVKIEIDESLG; encoded by the exons ATGGTTTTAATTTTTAAGCGGCCAATACGGAGGGATTGTCTGCAATCTTTCATCTCCTTCAGCGCTGCATCAACAATGGCGTCTCTGTTAGCTGGAGCAGTCCCAATGGCAGCCTCTCAAACGGCCTTGTGTTTTCCTCTATCTCCTTCCTTGTCTCGTCCTCAATCCCTgctttcttcctcctcctcctcctcctcctcctccctctcaACTTCACTCTCACTCTCCTCACCCGCCTCTTCAACACTCCCTTTCA TTTATTGTGGAAGAGGAGACAAAAAGACTGCAAAAGGCAAACGCTTCAATCACTCCTTTGGAAAC GCGAGGCCAAAGAACAAGAAGAAAGGGAGAGGACCACCTAGGGTTGCTGTACCTCCGTCGCCCCCCAGGAAAGATCGATACGACGACGGCGAGGTTGTTAAGATTGAGATTGACGAGTCTCTAGGCTGA
- the LOC113730377 gene encoding anthranilate synthase alpha subunit 1, chloroplastic-like isoform X2, protein MQALHAPNRLSPANYRFSPVNRRLCPVVSFEFSPSHSFSSRLSLRRSLPSLQCCSLQSSSPVTDKKRFMEASRHGNVIPLYQCIFSDHLTPVLAYRCLVKEDDREAPSFLFESVEPGFRTSHVGRYSVVGAQPAVEIVAKENDVTILDHYRGKLKEIVVEDPMTIPREISESWKPQLISELPDTFCGGWVGYFSYDTVRYLEKKKLPFSQAPRDDRSLADIHLGLYDDVIVFDHVEKKAYVIHWVQLDQYPSKEKAYTSGMKRLERLMSKVQNIDPPRLSAGSVELWTNNFGFSLNKSNMTREEYKKAVIQAKEHILAGDIFQIVLSQRFEKRTFADPFEVYRALRVINPSPYMAYLQARGSIHVASSPEILTRVKKKRVVNRPLAGTTRRGKTPHEDEMQELQLLKDKKQCAEHIMLVDLGRNDVGKVSKPGSVNVEKLMTVERYSHVMHISSTVKAMELIDQLEVARRGPYSGGFGGISFSGDMDIALALRTIVFPTGVHYDTMYSYQGSNKREEWVAHLQAGAGIVADSIPEDEQMECENKVAGLARAIELAESAFVNREQEIKPNQSSFPTPVLRKRSMLQVES, encoded by the exons atgcAAGCCCTACATGCTCCCAATCGACTTTCTCCTGCCAATTACCGGTTTTCTCCGGTGAACCGCCGCTTGTGTCCGGTTGTTTCCTTCGAATTCTCCCCTAGTCACAGCTTTAGCTCACGTCTCTCTCTTCGTCGCTCCCTTCCTTCACTCCAATGTTGCTCTCTCCAGTCTTCATCTCCAG TGACGGATAAAAAAAGATTTATGGAAGCTTCCAGACATGGAAATGTCATTCCGCTCTACCAATGTATTTTCTCGGATCATCTGACTCCCGTGCTTGCATACCGCTGCTTAGTTAAAGAAGACGACCGGGAGGCTCCTAGCTTTCTTTTCGAGTCCGTAGAACCTGGTTTCCGAACTTCCCATGTT GGTCGGTACAGCGTGGTCGGTGCTCAGCCAGCGGTGGAAATCGTGGCAAAAGAAAATGATGTCACCATCTTGGATCACTACAGAGGGAAGTTGAAGGAGATTGTTGTGGAGGACCCGATGACGATTCCTAGAGAAATTTCTGAAAGTTGGAAGCCTCAGTTGATTAGTGAACTTCCTGATACATTTTGTG GTGGATGGGTTGGTTATTTTTCTTATGACACTGTTAGGTACCTTGAGAAGAAGAAGCTGCCATTCTCTCAGGCGCCACGCGATGATAGGAGCCTTGCTGACATTCATCTGGGGCTGTATGATGATGTGATAGTATTTGATCATGTAGAGAAG AAAGCATATGTTATCCACTGGGTGCAGTTAGATCAGTATCCATCAAAAGAGAAGGCTTACACTAGTGGTATGAAACGCTTGGAAAGACTAATGTCAAAAGTACAAAATATTGATCC TCCAAGGCTATCAGCAGGATCTGTTGAATTGTGGACTAACAATTTTGGATTCTCTCTGAACAAGAGTAACATGACAAGAGAAGAGTACAAGAAGGCTGTCATACAGGCAAAGGAGCATATCCTTGCTGGAGATATTTTTCAGATTGTTTTAAGTCAGCGCTTTGAGAAGAGAACATTTGCTGATCCATTTGAAGTCTACAGAGCACTGAGAGTAATAAATCCAAGTCCCTACATGGCTTACTTGCAG GCTAGAGGAAGTATTCATGTTGCTTCAAGCCCAGAAATTCTTACTCGTGTCAAGAAG AAAAGGGTTGTTAATCGACCATTGGCTGGAACTACAAGAAGAGGGAAGACACCTCATGAAGATGAGATGCAGGAGCTGCAGCTTTTAAAAGATAAAAAGCAATGTGCAGAACATATAATGCTGGTCGATTTGGGCCGTAATGATGTGGGAAAG GTCTCGAAGCCAGGTTCTGTAAATGTTGAAAAACTTATGACTGTTGAGCGGTACTCCCATGTGATGCACATAAGCTCCACG GTGAAGGCCATGGAACTGATTGATCAATTAGAAGTGGCGAGGCGGGGGCCTTACAGTGGTGGATTTGGCGGTATCTCATTTTCTGGCGATATGGACATTGCTTTGGCTCTCAGGACAATTGTATTCCCAACTGGAGTCCACTATGACACAATGTATTCATACCAAGGTTCCAACAAACGTGAGGAATGGGTTGCTCACCTCCAAGCTGGAGCTGGAATTGTAGCTGATAGTATTCCTGAGGATGAGCAGATGGAGTGTGAAAACAAAGTTGCCGGTCTTGCTCGCGCCATTGAGTTGGCAGAGTCTGCATTTGTGAATAGAGAACAagaaatcaaacccaatcagaGTTCATTTCCCACCCCTGTACTGAGAAAAAGGTCGATGTTGCAGGTGGAAAGTTGA
- the LOC113730377 gene encoding anthranilate synthase alpha subunit 1, chloroplastic-like isoform X1, producing MQALHAPNRLSPANYRFSPVNRRLCPVVSFEFSPSHSFSSRLSLRRSLPSLQCCSLQSSSPVTDKKRFMEASRHGNVIPLYQCIFSDHLTPVLAYRCLVKEDDREAPSFLFESVEPGFRTSHVGRYSVVGAQPAVEIVAKENDVTILDHYRGKLKEIVVEDPMTIPREISESWKPQLISELPDTFCGGWVGYFSYDTVRYLEKKKLPFSQAPRDDRSLADIHLGLYDDVIVFDHVEKKAYVIHWVQLDQYPSKEKAYTSGMKRLERLMSKVQNIDPPRLSAGSVELWTNNFGFSLNKSNMTREEYKKAVIQAKEHILAGDIFQIVLSQRFEKRTFADPFEVYRALRVINPSPYMAYLQARGSIHVASSPEILTRVKKKRVVNRPLAGTTRRGKTPHEDEMQELQLLKDKKQCAEHIMLVDLGRNDVGKVSKPGSVNVEKLMTVERYSHVMHISSTVTGELLDHLTCWDALRAALPVGTVSGAPKVKAMELIDQLEVARRGPYSGGFGGISFSGDMDIALALRTIVFPTGVHYDTMYSYQGSNKREEWVAHLQAGAGIVADSIPEDEQMECENKVAGLARAIELAESAFVNREQEIKPNQSSFPTPVLRKRSMLQVES from the exons atgcAAGCCCTACATGCTCCCAATCGACTTTCTCCTGCCAATTACCGGTTTTCTCCGGTGAACCGCCGCTTGTGTCCGGTTGTTTCCTTCGAATTCTCCCCTAGTCACAGCTTTAGCTCACGTCTCTCTCTTCGTCGCTCCCTTCCTTCACTCCAATGTTGCTCTCTCCAGTCTTCATCTCCAG TGACGGATAAAAAAAGATTTATGGAAGCTTCCAGACATGGAAATGTCATTCCGCTCTACCAATGTATTTTCTCGGATCATCTGACTCCCGTGCTTGCATACCGCTGCTTAGTTAAAGAAGACGACCGGGAGGCTCCTAGCTTTCTTTTCGAGTCCGTAGAACCTGGTTTCCGAACTTCCCATGTT GGTCGGTACAGCGTGGTCGGTGCTCAGCCAGCGGTGGAAATCGTGGCAAAAGAAAATGATGTCACCATCTTGGATCACTACAGAGGGAAGTTGAAGGAGATTGTTGTGGAGGACCCGATGACGATTCCTAGAGAAATTTCTGAAAGTTGGAAGCCTCAGTTGATTAGTGAACTTCCTGATACATTTTGTG GTGGATGGGTTGGTTATTTTTCTTATGACACTGTTAGGTACCTTGAGAAGAAGAAGCTGCCATTCTCTCAGGCGCCACGCGATGATAGGAGCCTTGCTGACATTCATCTGGGGCTGTATGATGATGTGATAGTATTTGATCATGTAGAGAAG AAAGCATATGTTATCCACTGGGTGCAGTTAGATCAGTATCCATCAAAAGAGAAGGCTTACACTAGTGGTATGAAACGCTTGGAAAGACTAATGTCAAAAGTACAAAATATTGATCC TCCAAGGCTATCAGCAGGATCTGTTGAATTGTGGACTAACAATTTTGGATTCTCTCTGAACAAGAGTAACATGACAAGAGAAGAGTACAAGAAGGCTGTCATACAGGCAAAGGAGCATATCCTTGCTGGAGATATTTTTCAGATTGTTTTAAGTCAGCGCTTTGAGAAGAGAACATTTGCTGATCCATTTGAAGTCTACAGAGCACTGAGAGTAATAAATCCAAGTCCCTACATGGCTTACTTGCAG GCTAGAGGAAGTATTCATGTTGCTTCAAGCCCAGAAATTCTTACTCGTGTCAAGAAG AAAAGGGTTGTTAATCGACCATTGGCTGGAACTACAAGAAGAGGGAAGACACCTCATGAAGATGAGATGCAGGAGCTGCAGCTTTTAAAAGATAAAAAGCAATGTGCAGAACATATAATGCTGGTCGATTTGGGCCGTAATGATGTGGGAAAG GTCTCGAAGCCAGGTTCTGTAAATGTTGAAAAACTTATGACTGTTGAGCGGTACTCCCATGTGATGCACATAAGCTCCACG GTCACAGGGGAGTTGCTTGATCATCTTACTTGCTGGGATGCACTGCGTGCTGCACTTCCTGTTGGTACAGTTAGTGGAGCACCAAAA GTGAAGGCCATGGAACTGATTGATCAATTAGAAGTGGCGAGGCGGGGGCCTTACAGTGGTGGATTTGGCGGTATCTCATTTTCTGGCGATATGGACATTGCTTTGGCTCTCAGGACAATTGTATTCCCAACTGGAGTCCACTATGACACAATGTATTCATACCAAGGTTCCAACAAACGTGAGGAATGGGTTGCTCACCTCCAAGCTGGAGCTGGAATTGTAGCTGATAGTATTCCTGAGGATGAGCAGATGGAGTGTGAAAACAAAGTTGCCGGTCTTGCTCGCGCCATTGAGTTGGCAGAGTCTGCATTTGTGAATAGAGAACAagaaatcaaacccaatcagaGTTCATTTCCCACCCCTGTACTGAGAAAAAGGTCGATGTTGCAGGTGGAAAGTTGA
- the LOC113730379 gene encoding probable zinc metalloprotease EGY2, chloroplastic isoform X3: MSETEIDPESDNNETDQSVHDEEDQLKSVSELVVGNDSDHDKHQSPETGMLESNSLEVKHSPETDAQTGGAEDGEDLQVSIGSPLPGVKPQQLDESIRIPKETIDVLRDQVFGFDTFFVTGQEPYEGGVLFKGNLRGQATKSYEKITKRMEDKFGDEYKLFLLINPEDDKPVAVVVPRKSLPPDTTALPEWFAAGAFGLVTLFTLLLRNVPALQSNFLLTFDNLELLKDGLPGALVTLLVLGAHEVCHILVASESGIKLGVPYFIPSWQIGSFGAITRILSIVKKREDLLKFAAAGPLAGFSLGVLLLLLGFILPPSDGLGVVVDASVFHDSLLAGGIAKLLLGDVLKEGTAISVNPLVLWAWAGLLINAINSIPAGELDGGRISFAMWGRKASARLSAAAIGLLGIASLFNDVAFYWVVLIFILQRGPIAPLSEEITDPDNTYITLGIVVLLLGLLVYLPYPFPFTSEAISTF; this comes from the exons GATCAAAGCGTACATGACGAGGAGGATCAGCTGAAGTCGGTGAGTGAGTTAGTTGTGGGAAATGACTCTGATCAT GATAAGCACCAGTCTCCCGAGACAGGCATGCTCGAGTCTAATAGCCTAGAAGTGAAGCACAGTCCTGAAACCGATGCTCAGACGGGAGGAGCTGAG GATGGCGAGGATTTACAAGTTTCAATTGGATCACCTCTGCCAGGTGTGAAG CCACAGCAACTTGATGAATCAATTAGGATCCCAAAGGAAACAATTGATGTTCTGAGAGATCAAGTGTTTGGTTTTGATACCTTTTTTGTCACTGGCCAGGAGCCCTATGAG GGTGGAGTGCTATTCAAGGGAAACCTACGTGGGCAAGCTACAAAAAGTTATGAGAAGATAACAAAGAGAATGGAG GACAAGTTTGGAGATGAATATAAGCTTTTCCTTTTGATCAATCCAGAGGATGATAAGCCTGTGGCGGTTGTGGTTCCCAGAAAATCCCTGCCACCAGATACCACTG CTCTTCCAGAATGGTTTGCAGCAGGGGCTTTTGGATTAGTCACCTTGTTCACCTTACTTCTTCGAAATGTACCAGCACTACAATCAAACTTCTT ATTGACTTTTGACAATCTCGAACTGTTGAAGGATGGCCTTCCTGGTGCCCTTGTAACATTACTTGTTCTTGGTGCCCATGAAGTCTGCCACATTTTAGTAGCAAGTGAAAGTGGAATCAAGCTAGGAGTGCCGTATTTTATCCCTAGTTGGCAG ATAGGCTCTTTTGGTGCTATAACTAGGATTTTGAGTATTGTGAAGAAGCGGGAGGATCTCTTGAAATTTGCAGCAGCTGGACCATTAGCTGGGTTCTCCTTGGGGGTTCTTCTCCTGCTTTTAGGTTTTATCTTGCCACCAAGTGATGGTCTTGGTGTTGTTGTCGATGCTAGTGTCTTCCACGATTCACTTCTAGCTGGGGGCATTG CTAAGCTACTTCTTGGAGATGTCCTCAAGGAAGGCACCGCAATATCTGTAAACCCACTTGTACTCTGGGCATGGGCTGGACTACTAATTAATGCCATCAACAGCATTCCCGCCGGAGAATTAGATGGTGGCCGAATTTCTTTTGCCATGTGGGGAAGGAAG GCTTCAGCTCGCTTGAGTGCAGCGGCTATTGGGCTCCTTGGAATAGCCTCACTCTTTAATGATGTGGCATTTTACTGGGTGGTTCTGATATTCATCTTGCAGAGAGGGCCAATAGCTCCTTTGTCTGAAGAAATTACTGATCCAGACAACACTTATATCACCCTTGGAATTGTTGTTTTGCTTTTAGGCCTGTTGGTTTACTTACCATACCCCTTCCCTTTCACTAGTGAAGCCATTTCTACTTTCTAG